One genomic region from Glaciimonas sp. PAMC28666 encodes:
- a CDS encoding diguanylate cyclase domain-containing protein, which produces MKFSLFSSRAQRTVAGLDISSPNPPQRLDELGAPDDNEFLPPSPLPPSSVSVFDEERTSLNEALHRLLRESSQGSGDRKSLHRVCEVILSATKRLRLAWVGFCPDDAAAMIVPVAVMGPAITESATWTLPKDSFDFIAPYTQIADWHGTQEDEFHALFAPWKNSHGQCSVSHALAIPLRAEKSHMRGMIVFYADDANYFSDVGVPAFQSLAHICEVIWKQSHLTFLLTQHARLDRLTGLLNRQRIARAFERNAALSSKTSGGPALSIIYCCLHDFNKVSALYGWVAADNMLASFAKATLIQMREKDQGGRWSSTEFLYVLPGADAAMAEHLLVSFVAHFKDTPVVADNWSIRMAFSVGTATYGTDGVGLDELLQHAGQNMRHSVAPTVAYDSPAYKDVMRWRTAAATLNVSSDSGPSG; this is translated from the coding sequence ATGAAATTCAGCTTGTTTTCGTCCCGTGCTCAACGCACAGTAGCGGGGCTCGATATCTCTTCGCCAAATCCCCCCCAACGGCTCGACGAATTGGGCGCGCCTGACGACAACGAGTTCCTGCCTCCGTCTCCTCTTCCGCCTTCTAGCGTTTCCGTGTTTGATGAGGAGCGCACCAGCTTGAACGAAGCGCTCCATCGTTTGTTGCGCGAGTCGTCGCAAGGAAGCGGAGATCGTAAAAGCTTGCATCGGGTATGCGAAGTCATTTTATCGGCGACCAAAAGATTGCGTTTGGCCTGGGTGGGATTCTGTCCGGACGACGCCGCGGCGATGATTGTTCCAGTTGCGGTTATGGGGCCTGCCATAACTGAATCTGCTACATGGACCCTGCCTAAGGACAGTTTCGACTTTATCGCCCCCTACACCCAGATCGCTGACTGGCACGGAACGCAGGAGGACGAGTTTCACGCGCTGTTCGCGCCTTGGAAAAACAGTCACGGTCAATGCTCAGTGAGCCATGCACTGGCGATACCATTGCGTGCAGAAAAGTCCCATATGCGTGGCATGATTGTATTCTATGCCGACGACGCTAACTATTTTAGTGATGTCGGCGTGCCCGCATTTCAGTCTCTTGCGCATATTTGTGAGGTGATCTGGAAGCAGTCCCATCTGACTTTCTTGCTGACCCAGCACGCCCGCCTGGACCGTTTGACCGGCTTACTCAACCGGCAGCGGATCGCGCGCGCGTTTGAGCGTAATGCGGCACTTAGTTCAAAGACCTCTGGAGGGCCAGCTTTATCGATCATATATTGCTGCCTGCATGATTTTAATAAGGTCAGTGCCTTGTACGGATGGGTGGCCGCCGACAACATGCTGGCCTCATTTGCCAAGGCCACACTGATACAGATGCGGGAAAAAGACCAGGGTGGACGTTGGAGCAGCACAGAATTTTTATACGTATTGCCCGGTGCAGATGCCGCGATGGCCGAGCACTTGTTAGTGTCGTTTGTCGCCCACTTTAAGGATACGCCGGTGGTCGCAGACAATTGGTCGATCCGTATGGCATTTTCGGTAGGCACTGCGACTTACGGCACCGATGGTGTCGGATTAGATGAGTTGTTGCAGCATGCCGGTCAAAATATGCGTCATTCTGTGGCACCGACCGTGGCGTATGACAGTCCGGCGTATAAGGACGTGATGCGATGGCGAACTGCTGCAGCTACGCTCAATGTGTCGTCCGACTCGGGGCCGTCGGGATGA
- a CDS encoding histidine phosphatase family protein, translating into MQTTEVLLIRHGETDWNKENRLQGYLDIPLNAEGQRQAQALSLCLAKIKLDAVFSSDLQRARDTAQPLAAAHGLRLDVHADLRERCYGVMEGLRRSEVAERYPQAFAALDSREPDVRYPPGVNVAETLNEFSARAIGAMRRILTNTKHRRIAIVSHGGLLDCIYRHAESMAMGEKRRFDILNASINRLIWNGVQMKLVDWGDVRHLEHLNATTLDETDR; encoded by the coding sequence ATGCAGACCACAGAAGTTTTGTTGATTCGACACGGTGAAACGGATTGGAACAAAGAAAATCGACTGCAAGGTTATCTCGATATTCCGCTGAATGCAGAAGGTCAACGACAAGCGCAGGCGCTGAGCCTTTGTCTGGCCAAAATCAAGCTGGATGCCGTTTTTTCGAGCGACTTACAGCGCGCTCGCGATACTGCTCAACCGCTGGCCGCAGCACATGGTCTTCGTCTGGACGTGCATGCCGATTTGCGTGAGCGCTGTTACGGTGTAATGGAAGGATTACGAAGGAGTGAGGTGGCCGAACGCTATCCGCAAGCATTCGCCGCCCTGGATAGCCGTGAACCGGATGTCCGTTATCCGCCTGGCGTGAATGTGGCCGAGACACTGAATGAATTTTCGGCTCGCGCCATTGGTGCGATGCGACGAATACTTACCAATACTAAACATAGGCGGATCGCGATAGTCAGCCACGGCGGCCTCCTCGATTGCATTTATCGTCATGCCGAGAGCATGGCAATGGGAGAAAAGCGCAGATTTGACATTCTGAACGCCAGTATCAATCGGCTCATATGGAATGGTGTGCAGATGAAGCTGGTCGATTGGGGCGACGTACGTCATTTGGAGCATTTGAACGCCACCACTTTGGATGAGACAGATCGATAA
- the dtd gene encoding D-aminoacyl-tRNA deacylase, which yields MIGLIQRVSHASVVVDAVTVGAIDAGLMVLVCAERGDTEKQADALLTKLLAYRVFSDAAGKMNLSVSDVAGGLLLVPQFTLAADTNSGTRPSFTPAATPEDGRRLFSYFVAQAAHRHARIATGLFGADMKVTLTNDGPVTFWLQIKPPVAKLA from the coding sequence TTGATTGGACTCATCCAACGCGTGAGTCACGCCAGCGTTGTCGTTGATGCGGTGACCGTTGGCGCGATTGATGCGGGCTTAATGGTATTGGTCTGTGCAGAGCGGGGCGATACCGAAAAACAGGCCGATGCGTTATTGACCAAGTTGCTGGCTTATCGGGTATTTTCCGATGCTGCTGGCAAGATGAATCTGAGCGTTTCCGACGTCGCCGGCGGTTTGTTATTGGTACCTCAGTTTACGTTGGCCGCGGATACCAACTCAGGTACCCGACCATCGTTCACACCGGCCGCCACGCCTGAAGATGGGCGACGTCTGTTCAGTTATTTCGTAGCGCAGGCGGCGCACAGACACGCGCGCATCGCAACTGGATTATTTGGCGCGGATATGAAGGTAACGTTGACGAATGACGGCCCGGTGACATTTTGGCTGCAAATCAAGCCGCCGGTAGCGAAGCTTGCCTGA
- the tyrS gene encoding tyrosine--tRNA ligase → MSLTSPNTSPVLPVNAAAENKSLVLSDKVQEALAITKRGTEELLIEADFARKLQRSELTGKPLRIKLGLDPTAPDLHLGHTVVLNKMRQLQDLGHNVIFLIGDFTSMIGDPSGRNITRPPLTREQIEENAKSYFAQASLVLDGDRTEIRYNSEWSDKLGARGMIQLSAKYTVARILEREDFTKRYKAGTPISVHELLYPLMQGYDSVALESDLELGGTDQKFNLLVGRELQKDYGQEPQCILTMPLLEGLDGVEKMSKSKGNYIGITEPGNTMFAKIMSISDVMMWRYYELLSFKSLAEIAGYKSQVADGGNPRDIKVALAQEIVARFHSQRAAEEALADFVNRAKGGIPDDIPEVHISGAPMGIGQLIKQANLCPSSSEALRMVEQGGVRVDGAVISDKALKVDAGTLVVQVGKRKFARVILS, encoded by the coding sequence ATGTCTTTAACTTCCCCGAATACCTCGCCTGTATTACCAGTTAATGCAGCCGCTGAAAACAAATCGCTGGTCCTTTCCGACAAAGTTCAGGAAGCGTTGGCCATCACCAAACGCGGTACTGAGGAATTGCTGATTGAGGCGGATTTTGCGCGCAAGCTGCAGCGCTCGGAACTAACGGGCAAGCCTCTTCGGATCAAACTGGGACTCGACCCTACCGCTCCTGACCTTCATCTCGGTCATACCGTCGTCCTTAACAAGATGCGTCAGTTGCAGGATTTGGGCCATAACGTCATTTTTCTCATTGGCGATTTTACGTCGATGATCGGCGATCCCTCGGGCCGTAACATTACGCGACCGCCTTTGACACGCGAGCAGATTGAAGAAAACGCCAAGAGCTATTTCGCGCAAGCCAGTCTGGTGCTGGACGGAGATCGTACCGAAATTCGTTATAACTCGGAGTGGTCGGATAAGTTGGGCGCGCGCGGCATGATTCAGTTATCCGCTAAATATACGGTCGCCCGGATTTTGGAGCGCGAAGATTTTACCAAGCGCTACAAGGCGGGTACGCCGATTTCGGTCCACGAGTTGTTATATCCGCTGATGCAGGGTTACGATTCGGTCGCCCTGGAATCTGACTTGGAGCTTGGCGGAACTGACCAAAAATTCAACCTGTTGGTTGGGCGAGAGCTACAAAAAGACTACGGACAAGAGCCACAATGCATCCTTACCATGCCATTGCTGGAAGGCCTGGACGGCGTTGAAAAAATGTCGAAATCAAAGGGTAATTACATCGGTATTACCGAACCGGGTAATACGATGTTTGCGAAAATCATGAGTATTTCGGACGTCATGATGTGGCGTTATTATGAGTTGCTATCCTTTAAATCGCTGGCTGAGATTGCTGGATATAAGTCACAAGTCGCGGATGGCGGGAATCCACGCGATATCAAGGTCGCACTCGCGCAGGAAATCGTCGCCCGTTTCCATAGTCAGCGAGCGGCGGAGGAAGCGCTTGCCGATTTCGTGAATCGCGCCAAGGGTGGAATTCCCGACGATATCCCGGAAGTGCATATCAGCGGTGCGCCAATGGGCATCGGTCAGCTAATTAAGCAGGCTAATTTGTGTCCATCCAGTTCAGAGGCGCTGCGCATGGTTGAACAGGGCGGCGTCCGCGTTGATGGAGCGGTGATCAGTGACAAGGCGTTAAAAGTTGATGCGGGCACGCTGGTAGTGCAGGTGGGTAAACGCAAATTTGCGCGGGTAATCCTGAGTTAA
- a CDS encoding M23 family metallopeptidase, whose protein sequence is MNIRPSLTLVTGSSRKTRIVSASALFLVVCAFGAAGVAPITPDSSDIHVRAIAEELMLPSLHQQISTLESQDHLYVAEDKMRAGDTLAALMTRLGISDSAATNFIKSDTTARNMLRLKPGSMVQAQTDAEGDLQWMRATRTDGDAPKNLVVTRNGDKFSAAEETSTLEKRIEMHSGVIRSSLFAATDDAEIPDTVSAQIIDMFGTNINFSSDLKRGDRFNVAYETFWQNGQFVRAGRILAGEFVNAGKTFQAVWFDDPKSTQGGGYYGFDGSSLKQAFLKSPLAFTRISSGFSMRTHPILGGWKMHSGVDFAAPTGTPIHAASDGVVDFVGVQNGYGNVVILKHAGNISTVYAHMSRFATGFRRGSKISQGDVVGFVGMTGWATGPHLHYEYRVANKPLDPMTVVAPTMQALAGPKLQRFRAVATEMSHRFDLLQPDTTKTALNKVAPAAAKS, encoded by the coding sequence ATGAACATTCGTCCCAGCCTCACGCTAGTGACTGGTTCATCGCGTAAAACCCGTATTGTTTCGGCTTCCGCCTTATTTCTCGTTGTCTGCGCCTTTGGCGCAGCAGGTGTAGCACCCATCACCCCGGACAGTTCAGACATTCACGTCAGAGCCATTGCAGAAGAACTGATGTTACCGAGTCTGCATCAGCAGATTAGCACGCTCGAATCTCAGGATCACCTCTACGTGGCGGAAGATAAAATGCGCGCTGGCGACACCTTGGCCGCGTTGATGACTCGATTAGGAATTAGCGATTCCGCTGCTACAAACTTCATTAAATCCGACACTACCGCCCGCAACATGTTACGCCTTAAGCCGGGCAGCATGGTGCAAGCTCAAACCGATGCTGAAGGCGATTTGCAGTGGATGCGCGCAACCCGAACCGACGGGGACGCACCAAAAAATCTGGTTGTGACGCGTAATGGCGACAAATTTAGCGCCGCAGAAGAAACGTCAACGCTGGAAAAGCGCATCGAAATGCATTCGGGCGTCATCCGTTCGTCACTATTTGCGGCGACCGATGATGCCGAAATTCCTGATACCGTATCGGCACAAATTATCGATATGTTCGGCACCAACATCAATTTTTCGTCAGACCTGAAACGCGGCGATCGCTTTAACGTTGCCTATGAGACATTTTGGCAGAATGGTCAGTTCGTGCGTGCTGGCCGCATCCTCGCGGGCGAATTCGTCAACGCAGGGAAAACATTTCAGGCGGTCTGGTTTGACGACCCGAAAAGTACCCAGGGCGGCGGCTACTACGGCTTTGATGGCTCCTCCCTGAAACAGGCTTTCTTGAAATCGCCGTTGGCCTTTACGCGTATTTCCTCCGGATTTTCCATGCGCACACATCCAATTTTGGGTGGTTGGAAAATGCATAGCGGTGTCGATTTCGCGGCACCTACCGGAACCCCTATCCATGCAGCAAGTGACGGCGTGGTTGACTTTGTCGGAGTACAAAATGGCTATGGCAACGTAGTAATTTTAAAACACGCCGGGAACATCTCGACTGTGTACGCACACATGAGCCGCTTTGCGACGGGTTTTCGCCGCGGCAGCAAGATTAGTCAGGGCGACGTCGTTGGCTTTGTCGGCATGACAGGTTGGGCGACCGGGCCGCATCTCCATTATGAATATCGTGTGGCGAATAAGCCGCTCGATCCGATGACCGTGGTGGCACCAACCATGCAAGCCCTCGCCGGTCCCAAGCTACAACGTTTTCGTGCTGTAGCAACCGAAATGTCCCATCGCTTCGATCTGCTCCAACCCGATACAACGAAGACTGCGCTGAATAAAGTTGCCCCTGCAGCAGCGAAGTCCTGA
- a CDS encoding anhydro-N-acetylmuramic acid kinase, producing the protein MTTQNANTTLYIGLMSGTSLDGIDGVMASFPSDVANQHPATTLASAYVPFSAALRRELMTLQQSGDNEIERESLVANTLATHCAACVERLLVDAGLRASEVRAIGVHGQTIRHRPELGFTRQTNNPALLAELTGIDVIADFRSRDIAAGGQGAPLVPAFHQAVFADPAETRVVVNIGGVANISILRQHIKGQGNALDIGFDTGPGNVLMDLWVKLNLGKDYDENGAWAASGTALAPLLKACLNEPYFALPPPKSTGRDLFHEAWLATKLGLFPQFAPADVQATLAALTAATIADAIALHAPDAKMVVVCGGGAYNPYLMQMLGRALGKHGVLAQVESTEALGIAPNHVEALAFAWLAQRFDLRLPGNLPGVTGAAGPRILGALYPAG; encoded by the coding sequence ATGACTACGCAAAACGCGAATACCACTTTATACATTGGGCTCATGTCTGGCACGAGCCTCGATGGGATAGACGGTGTCATGGCATCATTCCCCAGCGATGTCGCGAATCAACATCCGGCAACAACGCTGGCATCCGCTTATGTGCCTTTTTCTGCTGCCTTGCGCAGGGAGTTGATGACGCTTCAACAAAGTGGCGATAATGAAATTGAGCGAGAATCACTGGTCGCCAACACCCTCGCAACCCATTGCGCTGCCTGCGTTGAGCGCCTGCTCGTCGACGCCGGTCTGCGTGCTAGCGAAGTTCGCGCCATCGGGGTACACGGTCAAACCATCCGCCATCGGCCGGAGCTGGGTTTTACTCGCCAGACGAATAACCCTGCACTGTTGGCAGAGCTTACCGGGATTGATGTCATTGCCGATTTTCGCAGCCGCGATATTGCCGCTGGCGGTCAAGGTGCCCCTTTGGTACCGGCCTTCCATCAGGCAGTGTTTGCCGACCCTGCTGAAACGCGTGTGGTCGTGAACATTGGTGGCGTGGCTAACATTAGCATCCTGCGGCAACACATAAAGGGCCAAGGCAATGCTCTGGATATTGGCTTTGATACCGGCCCCGGTAACGTATTGATGGATCTTTGGGTGAAGCTGAATCTGGGCAAGGATTACGATGAAAACGGCGCATGGGCGGCCAGCGGTACTGCACTGGCGCCGCTGTTGAAGGCTTGTCTTAATGAACCCTACTTTGCGCTGCCACCGCCTAAAAGTACCGGACGGGACCTATTTCATGAAGCCTGGTTAGCAACCAAACTGGGACTGTTTCCGCAGTTTGCACCGGCAGACGTACAGGCCACTCTGGCGGCCCTCACGGCTGCAACCATTGCCGACGCTATTGCGCTCCACGCGCCAGACGCTAAAATGGTTGTCGTTTGCGGAGGCGGCGCCTACAACCCCTACCTTATGCAGATGTTAGGCCGCGCGCTTGGAAAACACGGGGTGCTGGCTCAGGTCGAATCGACTGAAGCCCTCGGTATCGCACCGAACCATGTTGAGGCATTGGCGTTCGCCTGGTTAGCTCAGCGTTTTGATCTTCGTTTGCCAGGGAATCTTCCGGGCGTGACAGGTGCTGCCGGCCCTCGTATTTTAGGCGCACTTTACCCTGCAGGATGA
- the erpA gene encoding iron-sulfur cluster insertion protein ErpA, whose translation MNAVAEIQDVVSPILFSDSAASKVAQLIEEEGNPDLKLRVFVQGGGCSGFQYGFTFDEIVNEDDTTMTKNGVQLLIDSMSYQYLVGAEIDYKDDLEGAQFVIKNPNATTTCGCGSSFSA comes from the coding sequence ATGAATGCTGTCGCTGAAATCCAAGATGTTGTATCCCCAATTCTTTTTTCTGATAGTGCAGCCTCGAAAGTGGCGCAACTGATCGAGGAAGAGGGTAATCCAGATTTAAAATTGCGCGTTTTTGTGCAGGGTGGCGGTTGTTCAGGCTTCCAGTACGGTTTCACATTTGATGAAATCGTTAACGAAGATGACACTACCATGACCAAAAACGGTGTCCAGTTATTGATCGACTCAATGAGTTATCAATATTTAGTCGGGGCTGAAATCGACTACAAGGATGATTTGGAAGGTGCGCAATTTGTGATCAAAAATCCAAATGCGACCACCACTTGCGGTTGCGGATCCTCTTTCTCGGCCTAA
- a CDS encoding polymer-forming cytoskeletal protein, giving the protein MFNRKVKSTIDSLIGSTTSIHGDVHFKGGLRIDGHIKGNILAEDGLPSMLVISEKAKVEGEIRVAHLVVNGEIVGNVYSSDLLELQPKARINGDVKYKALEMHSGALVSGKLTHDQVAEVPTFNLLEARAVPQISQAISGPELPGGTETA; this is encoded by the coding sequence ATGTTTAACCGCAAAGTAAAAAGTACTATCGACAGTTTGATTGGTTCGACTACCAGTATTCATGGCGATGTACATTTCAAAGGTGGACTACGCATTGACGGGCACATTAAAGGAAACATTCTGGCTGAAGATGGATTGCCGTCAATGTTGGTGATTTCTGAAAAGGCCAAGGTAGAAGGCGAAATACGTGTAGCGCATCTTGTCGTCAATGGTGAAATCGTTGGTAATGTGTACTCCTCGGATTTGCTTGAACTACAACCAAAAGCCCGTATTAACGGAGACGTGAAGTACAAGGCGCTGGAAATGCATAGCGGGGCACTGGTAAGTGGAAAGTTGACACATGACCAGGTGGCGGAGGTGCCAACCTTCAATTTGCTGGAAGCGCGAGCGGTTCCGCAGATTTCCCAGGCCATTTCAGGACCAGAATTGCCAGGCGGCACTGAGACTGCGTAG
- a CDS encoding DUF6776 family protein: MSVKSHFSWQSKVVCLVAVVGMGVGLSFWAYHFGKNFSGTNGRSTASLASPDLATLKQEIARLTVERDRFSSVVNAAESESNIAQATQVQLSKQIASLEVDNARLKEDLAFFEGLLPTATGKDGIAIQRLSLQLIAPTQLRYRSLIMRGGKIGRDFIGDVQIVVTAAVRGKSVVLTYPEKNANVVDKAGFQLDFKYYQRIDGVVILPDGAVVKTLQARVREKGTVLAQQTVEL; the protein is encoded by the coding sequence ATGAGCGTTAAAAGCCATTTTTCATGGCAGTCGAAGGTGGTGTGTTTAGTCGCGGTGGTTGGAATGGGGGTTGGCCTGAGTTTTTGGGCGTATCATTTCGGGAAAAATTTTTCCGGCACAAACGGCCGATCCACTGCAAGCCTCGCCTCGCCCGATCTGGCGACGTTGAAGCAAGAGATCGCCAGACTGACTGTAGAACGTGATCGATTTTCAAGCGTGGTCAACGCGGCTGAAAGTGAGTCAAATATTGCCCAGGCAACGCAAGTCCAGTTGAGTAAACAGATTGCCAGCCTGGAAGTTGATAACGCGCGGTTAAAAGAGGATCTGGCCTTTTTCGAAGGATTACTTCCAACTGCTACCGGCAAAGACGGTATCGCCATTCAGCGCCTGAGCCTCCAGTTAATCGCGCCGACCCAACTACGTTACCGCTCGTTGATCATGCGAGGCGGAAAAATTGGACGAGACTTTATCGGCGACGTTCAAATTGTCGTGACTGCGGCGGTGCGCGGAAAGAGCGTGGTCTTAACTTACCCTGAAAAAAATGCAAATGTAGTCGATAAAGCTGGGTTTCAGCTGGATTTTAAATACTACCAGCGGATAGATGGCGTGGTAATACTTCCGGATGGGGCGGTCGTGAAAACATTGCAAGCAAGAGTCCGTGAAAAAGGTACGGTTTTGGCGCAGCAAACCGTGGAGCTATAG
- the argC gene encoding N-acetyl-gamma-glutamyl-phosphate reductase has product MIKVGIVGGTGYTGVELLRLLATHPQVQLMAVTSRKEDGTPIADMYPSLRGRISLAFSSPENAHLEECDVVFFATPHGVAMAQAPALLAAGVKVIDLAADFRLQDTAVFEKWYKLSHSCPDLLKEAVYGLPELNRAAIKGARIVGNPGCYPTTMQLGLAPLLKAGVIDASNLIADCKSGVSGAGRKAEIPMLFSEASDNFKAYGVSGHRHLPETLEQLSKLTADKVGMLFTPHLVPMIRGMHATLYARLNQKMDNLALQALFEDAYKNEPFVDVMPFGAHPETRSTRGSNMLRIALHRPNDGDTVVVLVVQDNLVKGSSGQAVQCMNLMFGLEETMGLMHVPVMP; this is encoded by the coding sequence ATGATTAAGGTTGGAATTGTTGGCGGCACGGGATATACCGGCGTCGAGTTGCTGCGTTTGTTGGCAACCCATCCACAGGTGCAACTTATGGCCGTTACCTCGCGCAAAGAGGATGGAACGCCGATAGCCGATATGTATCCGTCATTGCGCGGACGCATTTCGTTGGCCTTTTCCAGCCCAGAAAACGCGCATTTGGAAGAATGCGATGTCGTATTCTTTGCGACCCCGCATGGCGTTGCCATGGCGCAGGCACCAGCGTTATTGGCGGCCGGCGTTAAGGTGATCGATCTGGCGGCGGATTTTCGTTTGCAGGACACAGCGGTGTTTGAGAAGTGGTACAAGCTGTCGCATAGCTGTCCCGATTTGCTGAAAGAAGCGGTTTACGGTTTGCCTGAGCTAAATCGCGCAGCAATTAAAGGCGCCCGCATTGTCGGTAATCCCGGCTGTTACCCCACCACCATGCAGTTAGGTCTTGCCCCTTTACTCAAAGCTGGAGTGATCGATGCCTCTAATTTGATCGCCGACTGTAAGTCCGGTGTGTCTGGAGCGGGTCGTAAGGCGGAAATTCCAATGTTGTTTTCCGAGGCAAGCGATAACTTCAAAGCATACGGTGTTTCGGGCCATCGACACTTGCCTGAGACGCTGGAGCAATTGTCCAAGCTGACCGCAGATAAGGTCGGCATGCTGTTTACGCCGCATCTGGTGCCAATGATTCGCGGCATGCATGCAACCTTGTATGCGCGCCTGAATCAAAAGATGGACAACCTTGCCCTGCAGGCGTTGTTTGAAGATGCCTACAAAAATGAACCTTTCGTCGATGTAATGCCGTTCGGTGCACATCCCGAAACGCGTTCAACTCGCGGTTCGAATATGTTACGTATTGCATTGCATCGTCCTAATGATGGCGACACGGTAGTGGTGTTGGTCGTCCAGGATAATCTGGTGAAGGGCTCGTCCGGCCAGGCTGTTCAGTGCATGAACCTGATGTTCGGTCTGGAAGAAACGATGGGTTTAATGCATGTTCCTGTCATGCCATGA
- the rpsI gene encoding 30S ribosomal protein S9: MIGNYNYGTGRRKSAVARVFIKSGSGQIIVNGKPANEYFSRETGLMVIRQPLVLTNNVETFDIKVNVSGGGESGQAGAVRHGITRALIDYDATLKPELSKAGFVTRDAREVERKKVGLRKARRAKQFSKR; the protein is encoded by the coding sequence ATGATCGGTAACTATAATTACGGAACCGGCCGTCGCAAGAGTGCAGTTGCGCGCGTCTTCATCAAGTCCGGCTCAGGTCAAATCATCGTCAACGGCAAGCCAGCGAATGAGTATTTTTCGCGCGAAACCGGTCTGATGGTTATTCGTCAACCACTGGTCCTGACTAACAATGTCGAAACTTTCGACATCAAAGTCAATGTCAGCGGTGGAGGCGAGTCTGGCCAGGCTGGCGCGGTGCGCCACGGTATCACTCGTGCATTGATCGATTACGATGCAACTTTGAAGCCGGAACTGTCAAAAGCTGGTTTCGTCACACGTGATGCACGTGAAGTTGAGCGTAAAAAAGTCGGTCTGCGCAAAGCACGTCGGGCAAAACAGTTCTCGAAGCGTTAA
- the rplM gene encoding 50S ribosomal protein L13 yields MKTFSAKGHEVQRNWYVVDATDKVLGRVASEVALRLRGKHKPEFTPHVDTGDFIVVINAGKLRVTGAKATDKTYFRHSGYPGGIYETNFQKMQQRFPGRALEKAVKGMLPKGPLGYAMIKKLKVYADGSHPHSAQQPLVLEL; encoded by the coding sequence ATGAAAACTTTTTCCGCTAAAGGACATGAAGTCCAGCGTAATTGGTACGTGGTTGACGCGACGGACAAAGTCCTCGGACGTGTTGCCAGCGAAGTGGCACTCCGATTGCGCGGCAAACACAAACCTGAATTTACTCCGCACGTCGACACTGGCGATTTCATCGTCGTTATCAACGCTGGCAAATTGCGTGTTACTGGCGCAAAAGCAACCGACAAGACATATTTCCGTCACTCCGGTTATCCAGGTGGTATCTACGAAACCAATTTCCAGAAAATGCAACAGCGTTTTCCAGGTCGTGCGCTAGAAAAAGCGGTCAAGGGCATGTTGCCTAAGGGCCCGCTTGGCTACGCCATGATCAAGAAGCTGAAAGTGTACGCAGATGGCTCCCATCCGCACTCTGCGCAGCAACCATTAGTACTTGAACTCTAA
- a CDS encoding OsmC family protein, translating into MECTVRWTGLSGMTFLAETGSGHAVTMDGAPDGGGRNLAPRPMELVLAGTGGCTAYDVVLILRKSGQDIRGCEVKMTSERAEKDPKVFTRINFHFTVRGRNLKPNVVERAIKLSHEKYCSASIMLEKTAEMTHSYDIVDDLAELPPTS; encoded by the coding sequence ATGGAATGCACAGTACGCTGGACCGGTTTGTCCGGTATGACTTTTTTGGCTGAGACTGGCTCCGGTCACGCAGTCACGATGGATGGTGCGCCGGATGGAGGCGGCCGCAATCTTGCACCGCGCCCAATGGAATTAGTCCTCGCAGGAACCGGCGGCTGCACCGCCTACGACGTTGTGTTGATTCTGCGAAAAAGCGGACAGGATATTCGCGGTTGCGAAGTTAAGATGACATCTGAACGTGCCGAAAAAGACCCTAAAGTGTTCACCAGGATTAATTTTCATTTCACCGTGCGTGGCCGTAACCTAAAGCCTAACGTGGTAGAACGCGCCATTAAGTTATCGCATGAAAAATATTGCTCAGCTTCGATCATGTTAGAAAAGACCGCCGAAATGACGCATTCCTATGACATCGTAGACGATCTCGCAGAGCTTCCGCCGACCAGTTAA